One stretch of Cydia fagiglandana chromosome 18, ilCydFagi1.1, whole genome shotgun sequence DNA includes these proteins:
- the LOC134673099 gene encoding 1,5-anhydro-D-fructose reductase-like isoform X1 produces the protein MNLGTKTLLAIFSTSFRTSVRFYYSNIRTMKSVTLSQTNDSMPTIGLGTWQLQAPSNVIEPTVLKALDLGYRHIDTAFNYNNEEAIGTAVTEWINSGKGSRKDLFITTKLPHVGNRASDVRKFVELQLNKLNMDYIDLYLIHVPFAFVCDPETLTPVVNSDGDYELDVTTNHSEIWKVMEECQREGLIRNLGLSNFNEDQIKKIMDKASVLPQVLQVELHASFQQQQLRKFCADNNIVVTAYAPLGSPGAKDHFVNKYKYSPDAFPDILGDQIVKEVADRHGKTPAQVLLHFLVKQDIVVIPKSTSEHRLKENMDIYDFELSEEDMNRLKELDKGEEGRIFNFLFWKGVEKHPEYPFKLPPQVIKE, from the exons atgaatctgggAACGAAAACACTGCTTGCTATCTTTTCTACTTCTTTCAGGACATCTGTACGCTTCTATTACAGCAATATCAGAACAATGAAGTCGGTGACGCTATCACAAACAAACGATTCTATGCCAACCATAGGGTTAGGGACTTGGCAG ttgcAGGCACCTTCTAATGTAATTGAGCCAACAGTGCTGAAGGCTTTGGACTTGGGATACAGACACATAGACACAGCCTTTAACTATAACAATGAAGAAGCTATTGGTACCGCTGTGACCGAATGGATAAATAGTGGAAAAGGTTCTAGGAAGGATTTGTTCATTACAACCaag CTCCCACATGTCGGCAACAGGGCATCGGACGTTAGAAAATTTGTAGAGCTGCAACTTAACAAGTTGAATATGGACTACATAGATCTCTACCTTATCCATGTGCCATTCGCCTTCGTGTGCGACCCGGAGACTCTCACACCAGTTGTCAACAGCGATGGAGACTATGAGCTGGATGTTACTACTAATCATAGTGAAATATGGAAG GTAATGGAAGAATGCCAGCGAGAAGGCCTAATCCGAAACCTAGGCCTGTCCAACTTCAACGAAGACCAAATCAAGAAGATCATGGACAAGGCCTCGGTGCTGCCACAGGTTCTTCAAGTGGAGCTCCACGCGTCGTTCCAGCAGCAGCAGCTGAGGAAGTTCTGTGCTGACAATAATATCGTGGTGACGGCCTACGCCCCGCTGGGAAGCCCGGGGGCGAAGGATCATTTCGTGAATAAGTATAAGTATAG cCCCGATGCTTTCCCCGACATTCTTGGGGACCAAATCGTCAAGGAGGTCGCCGATAGACACGGGAAGACTCCGGCGCAAGTGTTGCTACACTTTCTTGTGAAGCAGGACATAGTTGTCATACCGAAGAGCACCAGCGAACACAGATTGAAG GAAAATATGGATATATACGACTTCGAATTATCCGAAGAAGACATGAACCGTCTCAAGGAACTGGACAAAGGCGAAGAAGGCCGCATATTTAACTTCCTCTTCTGGAAAGGAGTAGAAAAACATCCCGAATACCCTTTCAAACTCCCACCTCAAGTAATCAAAGAATAA
- the LOC134673099 gene encoding 1,5-anhydro-D-fructose reductase-like isoform X3 → MKSVTLSQTNDSMPTIGLGTWQLQAPSNVIEPTVLKALDLGYRHIDTAFNYNNEEAIGTAVTEWINSGKGSRKDLFITTKLPHVGNRASDVRKFVELQLNKLNMDYIDLYLIHVPFAFVCDPETLTPVVNSDGDYELDVTTNHSEIWKVMEECQREGLIRNLGLSNFNEDQIKKIMDKASVLPQVLQVELHASFQQQQLRKFCADNNIVVTAYAPLGSPGAKDHFVNKYKYSPDAFPDILGDQIVKEVADRHGKTPAQVLLHFLVKQDIVVIPKSTSEHRLKENMDIYDFELSEEDMNRLKELDKGEEGRIFNFLFWKGVEKHPEYPFKLPPQVIKE, encoded by the exons ATGAAGTCGGTGACGCTATCACAAACAAACGATTCTATGCCAACCATAGGGTTAGGGACTTGGCAG ttgcAGGCACCTTCTAATGTAATTGAGCCAACAGTGCTGAAGGCTTTGGACTTGGGATACAGACACATAGACACAGCCTTTAACTATAACAATGAAGAAGCTATTGGTACCGCTGTGACCGAATGGATAAATAGTGGAAAAGGTTCTAGGAAGGATTTGTTCATTACAACCaag CTCCCACATGTCGGCAACAGGGCATCGGACGTTAGAAAATTTGTAGAGCTGCAACTTAACAAGTTGAATATGGACTACATAGATCTCTACCTTATCCATGTGCCATTCGCCTTCGTGTGCGACCCGGAGACTCTCACACCAGTTGTCAACAGCGATGGAGACTATGAGCTGGATGTTACTACTAATCATAGTGAAATATGGAAG GTAATGGAAGAATGCCAGCGAGAAGGCCTAATCCGAAACCTAGGCCTGTCCAACTTCAACGAAGACCAAATCAAGAAGATCATGGACAAGGCCTCGGTGCTGCCACAGGTTCTTCAAGTGGAGCTCCACGCGTCGTTCCAGCAGCAGCAGCTGAGGAAGTTCTGTGCTGACAATAATATCGTGGTGACGGCCTACGCCCCGCTGGGAAGCCCGGGGGCGAAGGATCATTTCGTGAATAAGTATAAGTATAG cCCCGATGCTTTCCCCGACATTCTTGGGGACCAAATCGTCAAGGAGGTCGCCGATAGACACGGGAAGACTCCGGCGCAAGTGTTGCTACACTTTCTTGTGAAGCAGGACATAGTTGTCATACCGAAGAGCACCAGCGAACACAGATTGAAG GAAAATATGGATATATACGACTTCGAATTATCCGAAGAAGACATGAACCGTCTCAAGGAACTGGACAAAGGCGAAGAAGGCCGCATATTTAACTTCCTCTTCTGGAAAGGAGTAGAAAAACATCCCGAATACCCTTTCAAACTCCCACCTCAAGTAATCAAAGAATAA
- the LOC134673099 gene encoding 1,5-anhydro-D-fructose reductase-like isoform X4, with amino-acid sequence MKSVTLSQTNDSMPTIGLGTWQAPSNVIEPTVLKALDLGYRHIDTAFNYNNEEAIGTAVTEWINSGKGSRKDLFITTKLPHVGNRASDVRKFVELQLNKLNMDYIDLYLIHVPFAFVCDPETLTPVVNSDGDYELDVTTNHSEIWKVMEECQREGLIRNLGLSNFNEDQIKKIMDKASVLPQVLQVELHASFQQQQLRKFCADNNIVVTAYAPLGSPGAKDHFVNKYKYSPDAFPDILGDQIVKEVADRHGKTPAQVLLHFLVKQDIVVIPKSTSEHRLKENMDIYDFELSEEDMNRLKELDKGEEGRIFNFLFWKGVEKHPEYPFKLPPQVIKE; translated from the exons ATGAAGTCGGTGACGCTATCACAAACAAACGATTCTATGCCAACCATAGGGTTAGGGACTTGGCAG GCACCTTCTAATGTAATTGAGCCAACAGTGCTGAAGGCTTTGGACTTGGGATACAGACACATAGACACAGCCTTTAACTATAACAATGAAGAAGCTATTGGTACCGCTGTGACCGAATGGATAAATAGTGGAAAAGGTTCTAGGAAGGATTTGTTCATTACAACCaag CTCCCACATGTCGGCAACAGGGCATCGGACGTTAGAAAATTTGTAGAGCTGCAACTTAACAAGTTGAATATGGACTACATAGATCTCTACCTTATCCATGTGCCATTCGCCTTCGTGTGCGACCCGGAGACTCTCACACCAGTTGTCAACAGCGATGGAGACTATGAGCTGGATGTTACTACTAATCATAGTGAAATATGGAAG GTAATGGAAGAATGCCAGCGAGAAGGCCTAATCCGAAACCTAGGCCTGTCCAACTTCAACGAAGACCAAATCAAGAAGATCATGGACAAGGCCTCGGTGCTGCCACAGGTTCTTCAAGTGGAGCTCCACGCGTCGTTCCAGCAGCAGCAGCTGAGGAAGTTCTGTGCTGACAATAATATCGTGGTGACGGCCTACGCCCCGCTGGGAAGCCCGGGGGCGAAGGATCATTTCGTGAATAAGTATAAGTATAG cCCCGATGCTTTCCCCGACATTCTTGGGGACCAAATCGTCAAGGAGGTCGCCGATAGACACGGGAAGACTCCGGCGCAAGTGTTGCTACACTTTCTTGTGAAGCAGGACATAGTTGTCATACCGAAGAGCACCAGCGAACACAGATTGAAG GAAAATATGGATATATACGACTTCGAATTATCCGAAGAAGACATGAACCGTCTCAAGGAACTGGACAAAGGCGAAGAAGGCCGCATATTTAACTTCCTCTTCTGGAAAGGAGTAGAAAAACATCCCGAATACCCTTTCAAACTCCCACCTCAAGTAATCAAAGAATAA
- the LOC134673099 gene encoding 1,5-anhydro-D-fructose reductase-like isoform X2 — MNLGTKTLLAIFSTSFRTSVRFYYSNIRTMKSVTLSQTNDSMPTIGLGTWQAPSNVIEPTVLKALDLGYRHIDTAFNYNNEEAIGTAVTEWINSGKGSRKDLFITTKLPHVGNRASDVRKFVELQLNKLNMDYIDLYLIHVPFAFVCDPETLTPVVNSDGDYELDVTTNHSEIWKVMEECQREGLIRNLGLSNFNEDQIKKIMDKASVLPQVLQVELHASFQQQQLRKFCADNNIVVTAYAPLGSPGAKDHFVNKYKYSPDAFPDILGDQIVKEVADRHGKTPAQVLLHFLVKQDIVVIPKSTSEHRLKENMDIYDFELSEEDMNRLKELDKGEEGRIFNFLFWKGVEKHPEYPFKLPPQVIKE, encoded by the exons atgaatctgggAACGAAAACACTGCTTGCTATCTTTTCTACTTCTTTCAGGACATCTGTACGCTTCTATTACAGCAATATCAGAACAATGAAGTCGGTGACGCTATCACAAACAAACGATTCTATGCCAACCATAGGGTTAGGGACTTGGCAG GCACCTTCTAATGTAATTGAGCCAACAGTGCTGAAGGCTTTGGACTTGGGATACAGACACATAGACACAGCCTTTAACTATAACAATGAAGAAGCTATTGGTACCGCTGTGACCGAATGGATAAATAGTGGAAAAGGTTCTAGGAAGGATTTGTTCATTACAACCaag CTCCCACATGTCGGCAACAGGGCATCGGACGTTAGAAAATTTGTAGAGCTGCAACTTAACAAGTTGAATATGGACTACATAGATCTCTACCTTATCCATGTGCCATTCGCCTTCGTGTGCGACCCGGAGACTCTCACACCAGTTGTCAACAGCGATGGAGACTATGAGCTGGATGTTACTACTAATCATAGTGAAATATGGAAG GTAATGGAAGAATGCCAGCGAGAAGGCCTAATCCGAAACCTAGGCCTGTCCAACTTCAACGAAGACCAAATCAAGAAGATCATGGACAAGGCCTCGGTGCTGCCACAGGTTCTTCAAGTGGAGCTCCACGCGTCGTTCCAGCAGCAGCAGCTGAGGAAGTTCTGTGCTGACAATAATATCGTGGTGACGGCCTACGCCCCGCTGGGAAGCCCGGGGGCGAAGGATCATTTCGTGAATAAGTATAAGTATAG cCCCGATGCTTTCCCCGACATTCTTGGGGACCAAATCGTCAAGGAGGTCGCCGATAGACACGGGAAGACTCCGGCGCAAGTGTTGCTACACTTTCTTGTGAAGCAGGACATAGTTGTCATACCGAAGAGCACCAGCGAACACAGATTGAAG GAAAATATGGATATATACGACTTCGAATTATCCGAAGAAGACATGAACCGTCTCAAGGAACTGGACAAAGGCGAAGAAGGCCGCATATTTAACTTCCTCTTCTGGAAAGGAGTAGAAAAACATCCCGAATACCCTTTCAAACTCCCACCTCAAGTAATCAAAGAATAA